A window of the Streptomyces luomodiensis genome harbors these coding sequences:
- a CDS encoding non-ribosomal peptide synthetase, whose product MSDAARTLRRPVTAAQLGIWVAQQLQPDSPLYNCGAYFQIDGPIDIGVLEEAVRRAVEETEALRSHFAEDTAPPGAEAHGEETRLHQIVEAAEATPLRVRDLRATADADAAAHQWMNEKMATPFDLGHGPLSEQTLLLLADDRSFYFHRYHHAVLDGFGHSVYADRVAALYTALATGAEPTATHFVTLDRVADEGAAYPGSRRHAQDRAYWLDLFSDLPDPLALAGRATGSTHSSLRRILTLPTALADRLTALGDRLQAQWPALAIAATAVFFHRMTGRTDFTFSLPLAGRTGRLSLTTPSVMVNVLPIRVNVTSRTTFAELVASVSHSLADVIRHQRFRGEELVTELGLSGGRLTRLGPTLNVLAFAHELSFGDTRAIGHPLSTGPVNDLKINFYGTAASRTGIRVEFDADPGLYDERELVAHQKRLVRVLEWVAGHPDRRIGEVELLDAVERERVLVGWNGEVRGVRGVSLPVLFAEQVERTPDAVAVVCGGREVSYAELDAWSNRVARWLMGRGVGPERFVGVVLPRSVELVVVLLGVVKAGGAYVPVDPEYPAERRAHILDDAEPVVVVDDVADLAAADGLSAEPVEVAGELSLPVYVIYTSGSTGRPKGVVVEHRSVGAYLERARVVYPDASGTVLLHSSVAFDLTVTGLYTPLVSGGRVVLGELDERAADVGRPSFMKVTPSHLGLLEALPGVVSPSGMLMTGGEALVGEALVSWRLAHPGVTVVNAYGPTEATVNCTDFRIEPGQEVAGGAVPIGRPFWNTRVYVLDGALRPVPPGVAGELYVAGVVLARGYWGRADLTAERFTADPYGPAGARMYRTGDVARWSADGQLVYVGRVDDQVKVRGFRIELGEIQAVLRGRPDVAQAAVIVREDRAGDQRLVAYVVADGVGDAALREYASSLLPDYMVPSAFVVLDGLPLTPNGKLDRRALPAPDYGPEAASGRPPRSPREEILCGLFAEVLGLESVSIDDDFFRLGGHSLLATKLVSRIRTVLGAELPIRQLFETPTVAGISPTLDRLAPGTAAPRPALTAAPRPSRIPVSYAQARLRFLDLLGDGSTAYNAPGALRLTGPLDREALRLALDDVVARHESLRTVFAEDEEGFTQVVLEPRQALVDIDIRTVDEDRVAAELVAAARCVFDLSHEPPLRVTLFACGPDQHVLLLLLHHIAGDGWSMRPLTRDVTAAYTARVTTGEAPRWEPLPVQYADYSLWQREVLGDEADPDSEISRQLAYWSWALSGLPDELALPVDRARTDELTQRGGQDSFRIPAELHQALYALARETRASLFMVLQAGLAALLTRLGAGTDIPIGTPIAGRTDTAVEELVGFFANTLVLRTDTSGDPAFSELVGRVRETDLGAYAHQDLPFERLVEVLNPERSLARHPLFQVSLSLHHTDPRATVAEVARLPRLAAELERLPIEDTKFDLNFELTERFDTEGRPAGIAADLEYSADLFEPRTVRALRDRFLRLLAALADRPDLRISEAEIFDTAERATVVENWSQAGRPEVAAALARADLPDTVTGTRVYVLDEALRSVVPGVAGQLYVAQEGPAPADADGTGPADGPDAAHEDRLVPCPFEGGSTMYRTGRTARWSHDGELRLVGAPAEEPAGTAGPDRGAAPYRAPRSPREQILCTIFAELLGVSSVGIDEDFFARGGHSLSAVRLLSRVRSVLGVEISIRRLFETPTVAGLSAAIDEASGARRPVAPAQRPPRIPLSYAQQRLWFLHHLEGPSATYNIPVTLRLDGALDRAALRLALADVVARHESLRTLFAEEGAGARQVILPAPQARPELIEETVAPAELDDKVRTAASHPFDLTAELPVRGWLFTAESEEGVQRVLVVVVHHIAGDGWSLGPLARDLSAAYTARVTTGDAPRWRPLPVQYADYTLWQREVLGEESDPDSEISRQLAHWQRALADLPAELELPTDRPRPPRQSHQGGRVTFEVPAELHAGLVDLARDTRSSLFMVVQAALATLLTRIGAGTDIPIGSPIAGRTDAAVEELVGFFVNTLVLRTDTSGNPTFAELVGRVRETNLGAYAHQDLPFERLVEVLSPVRSLARHPLFQVLLGFDNNQEALDVLRLPGLTVDVRAPETGRAKFDLAFFFDETYGPTGEAAGMHAAVEYNADLFDRETVNGFAERLLRVLEGVTAEPDGPIGRLDVLTPVETRQILHDWNGDPHPVPPQTVPVLFERQTAQAPGATAVISQDTTLSYEELNARANRLARLLAAQDVGGEDIVAIALPRSAEMITALVAVLKTGAAYLTLDTSAPEQRLRAVLDDCAPRAVITDAATRPLLGTAGPVRPLVLDDPATVRALAGAPAADLTDADRGRALDPRHPAYVVYTSGSTGTPKGVVMPMASLMNLLAWHTNTYSGGVDTRTAQFLAVSFDFAVQEILQALVAGKTLVLPEEHVRRDAYELVRWITRHEVNELFAPTLVIDAVLAAAEDLGEPLDSLTDIFQGGEQFRLSGELRRFCQGDWRHMAHNIYGPAETHAATSTTLPADTDEWPSSAPIGQPLWNARVYVLDADLRPVPPGVRGELYIGGAQLARGYLNRPGRTAERFVASPFGAPGDRIYRTGDIVRWTGSEQLEFLGRADDQVKIGGFRVEPGEIEAVLGDHPAVDTAVVVTREDTGTTRLVAYVVPDGPHEDADLVRTLRGHLEQHLPHYMVPSAVTVLEELPLTANGKLDRRALPAPSTLPDGTGQGPRTEREKTLCGLFAEVLGLDGVGIDDGFFDFGGDSIMSIQLVGRARRAGLELSVRDIFEHRTVAALADVVTEVADTAAEEPGAGIGDVPLTPIAHWLLARGEDLDGYNMSVLLQTPAALSADTLTRTLRTLLDHHDALRARLTTGPERRMEIREPGAVDAAPLVHRVAATGPDGLALDDEALGTLVRSAGEAARDRLDLDQGTVTQFVWFDRGTDTPGLLLFLAHHLVVDGVSWRILVPDLAEAYEAVATGRDPELQPVGTSLRRWAQRLTEEAGKPAWVADAAWWQRTLRSEERRLGRRALDPARDTTATAGRISLTLPTGVTEAVLTQVPAAFNAEVNDVLLTAFTLAWERWRRNPGLLLHLEGHGREEHLVQGADLSRTVGWFTNLYPVRLETGTADLTDAFAGGQSAGDILKRIKEQLRAVPDKGMGYGLVRHLNPGTAEGFQGLPDPQVSFNYLGRFSTAAGQTGDWTPLIGIDGVAGDPPHLPLAHALELNARTHDSPQGSELVAYWTWAGHLLDETEVRELAGLWFQALEALVAHAQNPHAGGLTPSDVSLSSITQDEIEAFEDEFDDLFE is encoded by the coding sequence ATGTCCGACGCCGCCCGTACGCTCCGTCGACCCGTCACCGCCGCCCAGCTGGGCATCTGGGTCGCCCAGCAACTGCAGCCGGACAGCCCCCTCTACAACTGCGGCGCCTACTTCCAGATCGACGGCCCGATCGACATCGGCGTCCTGGAAGAGGCGGTACGGCGGGCCGTCGAGGAGACCGAGGCGCTGCGGTCGCACTTCGCCGAGGACACCGCGCCCCCCGGGGCCGAAGCCCACGGCGAGGAGACCAGGCTGCACCAGATCGTCGAGGCCGCGGAGGCCACGCCCCTGCGCGTGCGCGACCTGCGCGCCACCGCGGATGCGGATGCCGCCGCGCACCAGTGGATGAACGAGAAGATGGCCACCCCCTTCGACCTCGGGCACGGTCCGCTGAGCGAGCAGACCCTGCTGCTCCTGGCCGACGACCGGTCCTTCTACTTCCACCGCTACCACCACGCCGTCCTCGACGGGTTCGGCCACTCCGTGTACGCCGACCGGGTAGCGGCCCTCTACACCGCCCTGGCCACCGGCGCCGAGCCCACCGCGACCCACTTCGTCACCCTCGACCGGGTGGCCGACGAGGGAGCGGCCTATCCGGGTTCACGCCGCCACGCCCAGGACCGGGCCTACTGGCTCGACCTGTTCAGCGACCTGCCCGACCCGCTCGCACTCGCGGGACGCGCCACCGGCAGCACCCACAGCAGCCTGCGCCGCATCCTCACCCTGCCCACCGCCCTGGCCGATCGGCTCACCGCGCTGGGCGACCGGCTCCAGGCGCAGTGGCCCGCCCTCGCCATCGCCGCCACCGCCGTCTTCTTCCACCGCATGACCGGCCGGACGGACTTCACCTTCTCGCTGCCCCTGGCCGGCCGCACCGGCCGCCTGTCCCTGACCACGCCGAGCGTGATGGTCAACGTCCTGCCCATCCGCGTGAACGTCACCTCGCGGACCACCTTCGCCGAACTCGTGGCATCCGTCTCCCACTCGCTGGCCGACGTCATCAGGCATCAGCGCTTCCGCGGTGAGGAACTCGTCACCGAACTCGGGCTCTCCGGCGGCCGCCTGACCCGCCTCGGCCCGACGCTCAACGTCCTGGCCTTCGCCCACGAACTGTCCTTCGGCGACACCCGGGCCATCGGCCACCCGCTGTCCACCGGGCCCGTCAACGACCTGAAGATCAACTTCTATGGCACGGCGGCCTCCCGCACCGGCATCCGCGTGGAATTCGACGCCGACCCCGGCCTCTACGACGAGCGTGAACTCGTTGCCCACCAGAAGCGGCTGGTGCGGGTGCTGGAGTGGGTGGCGGGGCACCCCGATCGTCGTATCGGTGAGGTGGAGTTGCTGGATGCGGTGGAGCGGGAGCGGGTGCTGGTGGGGTGGAATGGTGAGGTGCGGGGTGTGCGGGGTGTGTCGTTGCCGGTGTTGTTCGCCGAGCAGGTGGAGCGGACGCCGGATGCGGTGGCGGTGGTGTGTGGTGGGCGTGAGGTGTCGTATGCGGAGTTGGATGCGTGGTCGAATCGGGTGGCTCGGTGGTTGATGGGGCGGGGTGTGGGGCCGGAGCGGTTTGTGGGGGTGGTGTTGCCGCGGTCGGTGGAGTTGGTGGTGGTGTTGCTGGGTGTGGTGAAGGCGGGTGGTGCGTATGTGCCGGTGGATCCGGAGTATCCGGCGGAGCGCAGGGCTCACATTCTGGACGACGCAGAGCCGGTTGTGGTGGTTGATGATGTCGCGGATCTGGCGGCGGCTGATGGGTTGTCGGCTGAGCCGGTAGAGGTGGCGGGTGAGCTGTCGCTTCCGGTGTATGTGATTTATACGTCGGGTTCGACGGGGCGTCCGAAGGGTGTGGTGGTTGAGCATCGTTCGGTGGGGGCGTATCTGGAGCGGGCGCGTGTGGTGTATCCGGATGCGTCGGGGACGGTGTTGTTGCATTCGTCGGTGGCGTTTGATCTGACGGTGACGGGGTTGTATACGCCGTTGGTGAGTGGTGGTCGGGTGGTGCTGGGTGAGCTGGATGAGCGTGCGGCGGATGTGGGTCGGCCGTCGTTTATGAAGGTGACGCCGTCGCATTTGGGGTTGTTGGAGGCGTTGCCGGGGGTGGTGTCGCCGTCGGGGATGTTGATGACCGGTGGTGAGGCGTTGGTGGGTGAGGCGTTGGTGTCGTGGCGGTTGGCGCATCCGGGTGTGACGGTGGTGAATGCTTATGGTCCGACGGAGGCGACGGTCAACTGCACGGATTTCCGGATCGAGCCGGGTCAGGAGGTTGCTGGTGGTGCGGTGCCGATCGGCCGGCCGTTCTGGAACACCCGGGTCTACGTCCTGGATGGGGCGTTGCGTCCGGTGCCGCCGGGTGTGGCGGGGGAGCTGTATGTGGCGGGTGTGGTGCTCGCGCGTGGCTATTGGGGTCGTGCGGATCTGACGGCGGAGCGGTTCACGGCTGATCCGTATGGTCCTGCCGGTGCGCGGATGTATCGCACCGGGGATGTGGCGCGGTGGAGTGCGGATGGTCAGTTGGTGTATGTGGGGCGGGTTGATGATCAGGTCAAGGTGCGTGGTTTCCGTATCGAGCTGGGCGAGATCCAGGCTGTTTTGAGGGGCCGCCCGGATGTGGCCCAGGCGGCCGTGATCGTGCGGGAGGACCGGGCCGGGGATCAGCGTCTGGTGGCCTATGTGGTGGCGGATGGTGTTGGTGACGCGGCTTTGCGGGAGTATGCGTCGAGCCTGTTGCCGGATTACATGGTGCCGTCGGCGTTCGTGGTTCTGGATGGGTTGCCGTTGACGCCGAACGGGAAGCTGGACCGGCGTGCGCTGCCCGCGCCCGACTACGGTCCGGAGGCCGCCTCAGGCCGTCCTCCGCGCTCGCCCCGCGAGGAGATCTTGTGCGGCTTGTTCGCCGAGGTCCTTGGTCTGGAGTCGGTGTCGATCGACGATGACTTCTTCCGGCTCGGTGGCCACTCACTCCTGGCCACCAAACTGGTCAGCCGGATCCGTACCGTCCTGGGCGCGGAACTGCCCATCCGGCAGCTCTTCGAGACCCCCACCGTCGCCGGTATCTCACCCACCCTGGACCGGTTGGCCCCCGGCACCGCCGCCCCCCGCCCCGCGCTGACCGCGGCCCCACGTCCGTCCCGCATCCCCGTCTCGTACGCACAAGCGCGCCTTCGCTTCCTGGATCTGCTGGGCGACGGGAGCACCGCCTACAACGCGCCCGGCGCGCTGCGGCTGACCGGTCCGCTGGACCGGGAGGCGCTGCGCCTGGCGCTGGACGACGTGGTCGCCCGCCACGAGAGCCTGCGCACCGTCTTCGCCGAGGACGAGGAGGGTTTCACCCAAGTCGTCCTCGAACCGCGCCAGGCGCTGGTCGACATCGATATCCGGACGGTGGACGAGGACCGGGTCGCGGCCGAGCTGGTCGCCGCGGCCCGGTGCGTCTTCGACCTGTCGCATGAGCCACCGCTGCGGGTCACGCTCTTCGCATGCGGTCCCGACCAGCACGTACTGTTGCTGCTTCTGCACCACATCGCGGGCGACGGCTGGTCGATGCGGCCGCTGACGCGGGATGTGACGGCGGCGTACACGGCACGTGTCACCACGGGCGAGGCCCCGCGGTGGGAGCCGCTGCCCGTGCAGTACGCCGACTACAGCCTCTGGCAGCGCGAGGTGCTCGGCGACGAGGCCGACCCCGACAGCGAGATCTCCCGCCAGCTCGCCTACTGGTCCTGGGCCCTGTCGGGCCTCCCGGACGAACTCGCGCTGCCCGTCGACCGGGCGCGCACCGACGAGCTGACCCAGCGCGGCGGCCAGGACTCCTTCCGCATTCCGGCCGAACTCCACCAGGCGCTCTACGCGTTGGCGCGCGAGACCCGCGCCAGTCTGTTCATGGTGTTGCAGGCGGGGCTCGCGGCGCTGCTGACCCGGCTCGGCGCGGGCACCGACATCCCCATCGGCACCCCGATCGCCGGCCGCACCGACACCGCGGTCGAGGAACTGGTCGGGTTCTTCGCCAACACACTGGTGCTGCGCACGGACACCTCGGGCGATCCGGCGTTCAGCGAACTCGTGGGCCGGGTGCGCGAGACGGACCTCGGCGCGTACGCGCATCAGGACCTGCCGTTCGAGCGGCTGGTGGAGGTGCTGAACCCGGAGCGTTCGCTCGCCCGCCACCCCCTCTTCCAGGTGTCCTTGTCGCTCCACCACACCGACCCCCGGGCCACGGTCGCCGAGGTCGCCCGGCTGCCGCGGCTCGCCGCGGAGCTGGAGCGGCTGCCGATCGAGGACACCAAGTTCGACCTCAACTTCGAGCTGACCGAGCGGTTCGACACCGAGGGAAGGCCCGCGGGCATCGCCGCCGACCTGGAGTACAGCGCCGATCTGTTCGAGCCCCGCACGGTCCGCGCCCTCCGGGACCGTTTTCTGCGACTGCTGGCCGCCCTGGCCGACCGGCCGGACCTGCGGATCTCCGAGGCCGAGATATTCGACACGGCCGAGCGGGCGACCGTTGTCGAGAACTGGAGCCAGGCCGGACGTCCAGAAGTGGCCGCCGCGCTGGCGCGGGCGGACCTGCCCGACACGGTGACCGGCACCCGGGTCTATGTGCTGGACGAGGCCCTGCGCTCGGTGGTCCCGGGCGTGGCCGGGCAGCTGTACGTGGCGCAGGAGGGCCCGGCCCCGGCCGACGCGGACGGCACCGGCCCCGCCGACGGCCCCGACGCCGCGCACGAGGACCGGCTGGTGCCATGCCCCTTCGAGGGCGGCAGCACGATGTACCGCACCGGCCGGACGGCCCGCTGGTCCCACGACGGCGAGCTACGGCTGGTCGGGGCTCCCGCCGAGGAGCCGGCCGGGACCGCCGGACCGGACCGGGGGGCCGCGCCGTACCGAGCTCCGCGCAGCCCGCGGGAACAGATCCTGTGCACCATCTTCGCGGAACTGCTGGGCGTGTCCTCCGTGGGCATCGACGAGGACTTCTTCGCCCGCGGTGGCCACTCGCTGTCTGCCGTGCGGCTGCTCAGCCGCGTGCGCTCGGTGCTCGGGGTGGAGATCTCCATCCGCCGGCTCTTCGAGACCCCGACCGTCGCGGGGCTGTCCGCGGCGATCGACGAAGCGTCCGGTGCCCGGCGTCCCGTGGCTCCCGCCCAGCGCCCGCCGCGCATCCCCCTGTCGTACGCCCAGCAGCGGCTGTGGTTCCTGCACCATCTGGAAGGCCCCAGCGCCACGTACAACATCCCGGTCACCCTGCGGCTCGACGGTGCGCTGGACCGCGCCGCGCTGCGCCTGGCCCTGGCCGATGTCGTCGCCCGCCACGAGAGCCTGCGCACCCTGTTCGCGGAGGAAGGAGCCGGCGCGCGGCAGGTCATCCTGCCCGCCCCGCAGGCACGGCCGGAGCTGATCGAGGAGACCGTCGCGCCCGCGGAACTGGACGACAAGGTGCGCACCGCGGCCTCCCACCCGTTCGACCTGACCGCCGAACTCCCCGTCCGTGGCTGGCTGTTCACCGCCGAGTCGGAGGAGGGCGTCCAGCGCGTCCTCGTCGTGGTGGTCCACCACATCGCGGGCGACGGCTGGTCGCTCGGCCCGCTGGCCCGTGATCTGTCGGCCGCGTACACGGCCCGCGTCACCACCGGCGACGCCCCTCGGTGGCGGCCACTGCCGGTGCAGTACGCCGACTACACACTGTGGCAGCGCGAGGTGCTCGGTGAGGAGTCCGACCCCGACAGCGAGATCTCCCGCCAGCTCGCCCACTGGCAGCGGGCGCTGGCGGATCTGCCGGCGGAACTGGAGCTGCCCACCGACCGGCCACGTCCGCCGCGCCAGTCCCACCAGGGCGGCCGGGTGACCTTCGAGGTCCCCGCCGAGCTGCACGCGGGCCTCGTGGACCTGGCGCGCGACACCCGGTCGAGCCTGTTCATGGTGGTGCAGGCCGCCCTGGCCACGCTGCTGACCCGGATCGGGGCCGGTACGGACATACCCATCGGCAGCCCCATCGCGGGCCGCACCGACGCCGCCGTCGAGGAGCTGGTCGGCTTCTTCGTCAACACGCTGGTGCTGCGCACCGACACCTCCGGCAACCCCACCTTCGCCGAACTCGTCGGCCGGGTCCGCGAGACGAACCTCGGCGCGTACGCACACCAGGACCTGCCGTTCGAACGGCTCGTCGAGGTGCTGAGCCCGGTGCGCTCGCTCGCCCGGCACCCCTTGTTCCAGGTGCTGCTGGGTTTCGACAACAACCAGGAAGCCCTTGATGTGCTGCGGCTGCCGGGCCTGACCGTGGACGTACGGGCCCCGGAGACCGGGCGCGCCAAGTTCGACCTCGCGTTCTTCTTCGACGAGACCTACGGGCCCACGGGCGAGGCGGCGGGCATGCACGCGGCCGTCGAGTACAACGCCGACCTCTTCGACCGCGAGACCGTCAATGGCTTCGCCGAACGACTGCTGCGGGTGCTCGAAGGCGTCACGGCAGAACCGGACGGCCCCATCGGGCGGCTGGACGTCCTGACGCCCGTCGAAACCCGGCAGATCCTGCACGACTGGAACGGGGACCCGCACCCCGTGCCGCCACAGACCGTGCCCGTGCTCTTCGAGCGGCAGACCGCCCAGGCGCCCGGCGCCACCGCGGTGATCTCCCAGGACACCACCCTGTCCTACGAGGAGCTCAACGCCCGCGCCAACCGGCTGGCCCGGCTGCTGGCGGCCCAGGACGTCGGGGGCGAGGACATCGTGGCGATCGCCCTGCCCCGGTCGGCGGAGATGATCACTGCCCTGGTAGCGGTCCTCAAAACGGGGGCCGCCTACCTCACCCTCGACACCTCGGCTCCCGAGCAGCGGCTGCGCGCCGTCCTCGACGACTGTGCGCCCCGCGCCGTGATCACCGATGCGGCCACCCGCCCCCTCCTGGGCACCGCCGGGCCGGTCCGTCCTCTCGTCCTGGACGACCCGGCGACCGTACGCGCGCTCGCCGGCGCCCCGGCGGCCGACCTCACCGACGCCGACCGCGGCCGTGCGCTCGACCCGCGCCATCCGGCCTACGTCGTCTACACCTCGGGATCCACCGGCACCCCCAAGGGCGTGGTGATGCCCATGGCGTCACTGATGAACCTCCTCGCCTGGCACACCAACACCTACAGCGGCGGCGTCGACACCCGCACCGCCCAGTTCCTCGCCGTCTCCTTCGACTTCGCGGTGCAGGAGATCCTCCAGGCACTGGTGGCGGGCAAGACGCTCGTCCTGCCCGAGGAACACGTCCGGCGCGACGCCTACGAACTGGTCCGCTGGATCACCCGCCACGAGGTCAACGAGCTGTTCGCGCCCACGCTCGTCATCGACGCGGTGCTCGCGGCCGCGGAGGACCTCGGCGAACCGCTCGACTCGCTCACCGACATCTTCCAGGGCGGTGAGCAGTTCCGGCTCAGCGGCGAACTGCGCCGGTTCTGCCAGGGCGACTGGCGGCACATGGCGCACAACATCTACGGCCCCGCCGAGACCCACGCGGCGACGTCCACCACCCTCCCCGCGGACACCGACGAGTGGCCGTCCTCCGCGCCCATCGGCCAGCCGCTGTGGAACGCCCGGGTGTACGTGCTCGACGCGGACCTGCGGCCGGTGCCGCCCGGTGTGCGCGGAGAGCTCTACATCGGCGGCGCCCAGCTCGCCCGCGGCTACCTGAACCGGCCCGGCCGCACCGCGGAACGCTTCGTCGCCAGCCCGTTCGGCGCCCCCGGCGACCGCATCTACCGGACCGGCGACATCGTCCGCTGGACCGGCTCCGAGCAGCTGGAGTTCCTGGGCCGAGCCGACGACCAGGTGAAGATCGGCGGCTTCCGCGTGGAACCGGGCGAGATCGAGGCCGTGCTCGGCGACCACCCGGCCGTCGACACGGCGGTGGTCGTCACCCGCGAGGACACCGGTACCACGCGGCTGGTCGCCTACGTCGTACCGGACGGTCCCCACGAGGACGCCGACCTCGTCCGCACCCTGCGCGGCCACCTCGAACAGCACCTGCCGCACTACATGGTCCCGTCGGCCGTGACGGTCCTGGAGGAACTGCCCCTCACCGCCAACGGAAAACTCGACCGGCGCGCACTGCCCGCCCCCTCCACCCTCCCCGACGGCACGGGCCAAGGGCCGCGCACCGAGCGGGAGAAGACGCTGTGCGGGCTGTTCGCCGAGGTCCTCGGGCTCGACGGGGTCGGCATCGACGACGGTTTCTTCGACTTCGGCGGCGACAGCATCATGTCCATCCAGCTGGTCGGCCGCGCCCGGCGGGCCGGGCTCGAACTGTCGGTCCGCGACATCTTCGAGCACCGCACCGTCGCCGCGCTCGCCGACGTCGTCACCGAGGTGGCGGACACGGCCGCCGAGGAGCCGGGCGCCGGCATCGGCGACGTCCCCCTCACCCCGATCGCCCACTGGCTGCTGGCGCGCGGCGAGGACCTGGACGGGTACAACATGTCCGTCCTCCTCCAGACCCCCGCCGCACTGAGCGCCGACACCCTCACCCGGACCCTGCGGACCCTCCTGGACCACCACGACGCCCTGCGCGCCCGGCTCACCACCGGCCCGGAGCGCCGGATGGAGATCCGGGAACCGGGCGCGGTCGACGCCGCACCCCTCGTCCACCGCGTGGCGGCCACCGGACCGGACGGCCTTGCCCTCGACGACGAGGCGCTGGGCACCCTGGTGCGGTCCGCGGGGGAAGCCGCCAGGGACCGGCTCGACCTGGACCAGGGCACGGTCACGCAGTTCGTGTGGTTCGACCGCGGCACGGACACACCGGGCCTGCTGCTGTTCCTCGCCCACCACCTCGTCGTGGACGGGGTGTCCTGGCGGATCCTGGTGCCCGACCTCGCCGAAGCCTACGAGGCCGTCGCCACCGGGCGCGACCCGGAACTCCAGCCCGTGGGAACCTCACTGCGCCGCTGGGCCCAGCGGCTGACCGAGGAGGCCGGCAAACCGGCCTGGGTCGCCGACGCGGCCTGGTGGCAGCGGACACTGCGGAGCGAGGAGCGCAGGCTCGGACGCCGGGCGCTGGACCCGGCCCGGGACACCACCGCGACCGCCGGCCGGATCAGCCTCACCCTGCCGACCGGCGTCACCGAAGCCGTGCTGACCCAGGTGCCCGCCGCGTTCAACGCCGAGGTCAACGACGTCCTGCTGACCGCGTTCACCCTGGCGTGGGAGCGCTGGCGGCGCAACCCCGGACTGCTGCTCCACCTGGAGGGCCACGGCCGCGAGGAACACCTGGTCCAGGGCGCCGACCTGTCCCGCACGGTGGGGTGGTTCACCAACCTGTACCCCGTACGCCTGGAGACGGGCACCGCCGACCTCACCGACGCCTTCGCCGGCGGACAGAGCGCGGGGGACATCCTCAAGCGGATCAAGGAACAGCTGAGGGCCGTGCCCGACAAGGGCATGGGCTACGGCCTCGTCCGACACCTCAACCCCGGCACGGCGGAGGGGTTCCAGGGCCTGCCGGACCCCCAGGTCTCCTTCAACTACCTCGGACGCTTCTCCACCGCCGCCGGGCAGACCGGCGACTGGACCCCGCTCATCGGCATCGACGGCGTGGCGGGCGATCCACCGCATCTGCCGCTCGCCCACGCCCTGGAGCTCAACGCCCGTACGCACGACTCCCCGCAAGGATCGGAACTCGTCGCGTACTGGACCTGGGCCGGCCACCTCCTGGACGAAACCGAGGTCCGGGAACTCGCCGGCCTGTGGTTCCAGGCGCTCGAAGCCCTCGTGGCCCATGCCCAGAACCCCCACGCCGGGGGGCTCACCCCCTCCGACGTCTCCCTGTCCTCGATCACGCAGGACGAGATCGAGGCGTTCGAGGACGAGTTCGACGACCTTTTCGAATGA
- a CDS encoding acyl carrier protein, giving the protein MTDPGAAQHTVDSLRTWLINCVASHLGRPADAIDPGARLSDYGLDSLYVLSVAGELEDHLDISLDPTLLWDNPTIDALSEALVKELAQYA; this is encoded by the coding sequence ATGACCGACCCCGGCGCCGCGCAGCATACCGTCGACAGCCTGCGGACATGGCTGATCAACTGCGTCGCCTCCCACCTGGGGCGGCCCGCCGACGCCATCGACCCCGGCGCACGGCTTTCCGACTACGGACTCGACTCGCTGTACGTGCTGTCCGTCGCCGGAGAGCTCGAGGACCACCTCGACATCTCCCTCGACCCGACGCTCCTGTGGGACAACCCGACCATCGACGCACTCAGCGAGGCCCTCGTCAAGGAACTGGCCCAGTACGCCTGA